GTTCGGCCAGCAGCCAGCCGAACAGGCCGTTGAGTTCGAAGCAGAACCCTCCGCGGCGACGGTCGACGATCTTCTCGTACAGGTCGGGGAGGGAGAGCGAGACGCCCTCGCCGGCGTCCTCGCGGTGCGGGTGGCCCGTGATCGAGAGCGTCTCGAACGGGACGCTCGTGACGTGTGCCTGCTGGATGCGGGCGAGGGTCGCCAGGTCCGGCTCGTAGATGCTGTCGGGTTCGAGCCCGATGCGCCGGAGATAGCCAGTCGCCTCCATGGTCAGGCTCGCCCCGTGGCCTCCGCCGGCTGGTCGCCGCGCTCTTCGGCCATCTCGGGATAGCGGTCGACGCCGGCGTACTCGACGAGTTGCTCGCCGAGTTCCCGGACCCGGCGCTCGATAGCCGGGTCGGTGATGCCGTCCCGGCCGACCGTCTCGTGGGAATCCGGGATGCCGACCTCGTGGGGGAGCGTCCAGGCGTTCAGGGTCCGGGCGACCCCGCGGAGGTGCGCCAGTGCGGGCTTCGGGTAGCTTCCGCCGGCGACCTCCAGCAGGCCGACGGTCGTCCCGCCGAACTGGTCGCGCTTGCAGTAATCGAGCGCGTTCTTCAGCGGGGCGGCGTAGGAACCGTGGTAGTTCGGCGTCCCGAGGAGGACCGCGTCGGCCGCGGCGACACGCTCGCGCAGGGCGTCGGCGTCGCCGGCGGCCATGTCGTCGGCGTTCACCGGCGGCAGGTCGTACTCGCGGAGGTCGAGAAGTTCGGTCGTTGCGCCGGATTCGGCCGCCGCGTCGAGGGCCTCGCGGAGGGCGGTTCTGGTCTTGCTGTGCTCGCGGAGACTGCCACAGATGGCGAGGACGTGTGGGTCGGCGGACATCGTGTTGTACGCACACCTACCCGGGAGACCCACAAAAGCGCTCGCTGAGACGAATTACAGTATGGTTTCTTACACGTCCGCATCCGTGCCGTTCGCCACATCTGACGCGCCGAATCTCGCCGGAACTGGGGCCGAGCGACAGACCAAACAGATAGATTACAGAAACGTATTTCCGAAAAGTCACTTTTCCGTGGTATCCGTACCTCCACACGTGATGACCGACGTTCGCCCGCTCGTTCGACGGTTCTACCTCTACTACCTCACGAACTCCTACGGGCTCTACCTCCCGGTCAGCGTGCTCTACCTGCTGGAGGTCCGCCAGTTCGGGCTGGCCGAGATCGGGGCCATCAAGGCCGTCTTCTCGTTCGCCCTCGTCGCCGCCGAGATACCCACGGGCTACCTCGGCGACCGCATCGGCCGCCGGGCCAGTCTCGCGCTCGGGAACGGCCTCTCCGCGCTCTCGCTGGTCGCGTACGTCTTCGTCGACACGCCGGTCGAGTACATGCTGCTCAACGTGGTCTGGGCGACCGGCTGGGCCTTCCGGTCCGGCACGGTCGACGCGTGGCTGTACGAACTCCTCGCGAGTCGCGGCGCCGCGGACGACTTCGCCCGCTACCGCGGCCGGGCCAGCACCGTGTTGCTCGTGGTCTCCGCGGGCACGGCCCTCCTCTCGGGCGTGCTGGCCACGGTCGACTGGACCATCCCGTTCTTCGCGAACGCCGCGCTGGCGGCGTCGGGAATCCCGCTGCTGCTGACGCTCCCGGCGACCGCGGACGCGGCGGTCGAGGCGGATTCGGCGGACGCGGACGAGGCGCCCGAGGACGCCCCCGAGAACGCGCCCGACGACGAGCTGTTCACGGTCCGGGACGCCGTCTGGACCCTGCGACTCCAGCTCGGTCGCCCCTCGGTCCGGTGGTTCCTCGTCTACGCCGCGCTGTTCGCCGGCCTGTTCGGGCTGACGCGCTCGTTCGAGCAGCCCGCCGCCGCGGCCGTCGGCGTCCCCCTCCCGGCCTTCGGCGCGCTGTACGCCGCGTTCAAGCTCGTCTCCGCGGGTGTGGCCGCCTCGACCGGGTGGTTCGAGGACCACCTCGGCGTCGCCGGGGTCTTCCTCCTCGTCGCACCCGTCGTCGGCGTGTTCTACGCCGGCGCGCTGGTCCTGCCCGTGCTGGTCGTCCCGGTGCTGTTCCTGAACCGGGCGGTCCACACCATCCTCCAGCCGGTCCGGAACCAGTACCTCAACGACCGGCTCACGGACGTGGGCCGGGCGACGGTTCTCTCGGGCGCCTCGATGGCGCTCTCGCTCGCCTCCGGGCTGGCCAAGCTCGGCGGTGGCGCCGTCGCCGAGGGCACCGGTGCGGTCCGGACCATCGCCCTCGCCGGCGTCGTGGTCGCCCTCGGCGCAGGGGTGCTGTGGGTGGCGGTCTCGCCGGTCCGGTCGGCCTCGGGCGCCGGGAGCGTCGGGGAGAAACGGCCGTCGGTGGCGGACTGAGTGCGGCGAGGTCAGTCGCCGCCGTGCTCGATGACCCGGCTCACGCGGTCGAGTCCCTCTTCCAGTTCGTCGGTCGGTAGCCCGAACCCGAGCCGCCAGTACCCGTCGAATCCGAACAGGTCGCCCGGCGCGAGCACGACGCTCTCCTCCTCGACGACGGCGACACAGAACTCCCGGGCGTCCGCGAACCCCTCGGGCACGGAGACGAACCCGTTCACCCCCACCGGGTCGTACCAGTCGAGGTCGTGTTCCACCACGAACTCGCGGACGATGTCGCGGTTCGTCTGCGCCAGTTCGCGGTTCTCCGCCAGTATCTCCGCTTCCTGCTCGCCGAGGGCCTGCCGGGCGACGTGCTGGCCGAAGATGGGTGGCGAGATGGTGGTGTAATCCTTCCACTCGACGGCCTGCTGGACCACGTCCTCGGGGCCGGCGATCCACCCGAATCGCAGCCCTGCCAGTCCGTACGCCTTCGTCAGGCTGGTCGTCGAGATGCCCCACTCGCCCATGCTGGCCACCGGCGGAAGCGGGTCCTCGGCGAGCAGCCGGTACACCTCGTCGCAGAGCAGGTAGGCCTCGTGTTCGGCCGCGAGGTCGTACAGCTCCCTGACCCTGGCCTCGTCGTGGTACCGCCCGGTCGGGTTGTTCGGGTTGTTCAACACGACGAGCCTCGTCTCCTCGCGCATCGCGTCGGCGACCGCGTCCACGTCGAGTTCCCATTCGGGGGGCTCCAGCGAGACGGTGCTGACCTCGCCGACGGCCTCGGGCACCGACCGGAGCGCCTGGTAGGTCGGTGTGACGACGACCGCGTGGTCGCCCTCGTCCAGCAGCGAGAGGAAGACGAGCAGGTTCGCCTCCTGTGTCCCGCAGGTGAAACACACCTCGTCGGCACCGCGGCCGTACCGCTCCCCGACCTCGGCCCGGAACTCGGGGTCGCCGTCGGTCGGGATGACGTAGTTCAGCGTCCCCGGGTCCGTGTCGAAGCGCGAGGGCTCGAGCGGGCGGATGCCGGATTCGGCGAGCATGATGTCGGCGCCGTGTTCGTACTGCCCGAACCACCGTTCGAGGCCGAAGGGCTCGATGTCCATGCGTGGTCGTGGGTGGGGCTGGTAGAAATGTCGTTGGGTCCCGGCGTCGGCGCTGGCGGCGTGCGAACCCGGGCCCGGTGCGGGGGACGAGAGCAGGGCGGTCGCGCCGGCTCGCTCAGCCCTCGCCCGTCTGGTGCAGGCCGAACACCGCCTCCAGTCCGAACATGACGAGCGCCATCGTGCCGGCCTGCAGAATCAGGAACTCGTCGCTCACCAGCAGACCGGCCAGAAGGACGCCCACACCGCCCGACAGCCCGAAGAACAGTGCGTACTGGTATCGAGGGAGCCCCCGGAGCCACCGGTCGACCCGGTGGTAGAGGTGCCACATGCTGGTCGGCTACTCGTTCCCGCGGCGCT
This window of the Haloarchaeobius amylolyticus genome carries:
- a CDS encoding NADPH-dependent FMN reductase, translating into MSADPHVLAICGSLREHSKTRTALREALDAAAESGATTELLDLREYDLPPVNADDMAAGDADALRERVAAADAVLLGTPNYHGSYAAPLKNALDYCKRDQFGGTTVGLLEVAGGSYPKPALAHLRGVARTLNAWTLPHEVGIPDSHETVGRDGITDPAIERRVRELGEQLVEYAGVDRYPEMAEERGDQPAEATGRA
- a CDS encoding MFS transporter, whose translation is MTDVRPLVRRFYLYYLTNSYGLYLPVSVLYLLEVRQFGLAEIGAIKAVFSFALVAAEIPTGYLGDRIGRRASLALGNGLSALSLVAYVFVDTPVEYMLLNVVWATGWAFRSGTVDAWLYELLASRGAADDFARYRGRASTVLLVVSAGTALLSGVLATVDWTIPFFANAALAASGIPLLLTLPATADAAVEADSADADEAPEDAPENAPDDELFTVRDAVWTLRLQLGRPSVRWFLVYAALFAGLFGLTRSFEQPAAAAVGVPLPAFGALYAAFKLVSAGVAASTGWFEDHLGVAGVFLLVAPVVGVFYAGALVLPVLVVPVLFLNRAVHTILQPVRNQYLNDRLTDVGRATVLSGASMALSLASGLAKLGGGAVAEGTGAVRTIALAGVVVALGAGVLWVAVSPVRSASGAGSVGEKRPSVAD
- a CDS encoding aminotransferase class I/II-fold pyridoxal phosphate-dependent enzyme — protein: MDIEPFGLERWFGQYEHGADIMLAESGIRPLEPSRFDTDPGTLNYVIPTDGDPEFRAEVGERYGRGADEVCFTCGTQEANLLVFLSLLDEGDHAVVVTPTYQALRSVPEAVGEVSTVSLEPPEWELDVDAVADAMREETRLVVLNNPNNPTGRYHDEARVRELYDLAAEHEAYLLCDEVYRLLAEDPLPPVASMGEWGISTTSLTKAYGLAGLRFGWIAGPEDVVQQAVEWKDYTTISPPIFGQHVARQALGEQEAEILAENRELAQTNRDIVREFVVEHDLDWYDPVGVNGFVSVPEGFADAREFCVAVVEEESVVLAPGDLFGFDGYWRLGFGLPTDELEEGLDRVSRVIEHGGD